AACCAAGTAAATTGTTCCAAATGTTTCACCGCAAACTAAACATTctaaatcaacaaacataataagTCCCGAAACAAAATCTTGGGTCCACAAAAACTCTCAACTGAATCAACAATAGCATAACCCCACTACCATACAAACCACACTGTATCACTCCACTCCCAAATTCATAAAAAGGCCAAAAATCGAATCCACAAaagcaagaaaagaaaaaagagccCAAGTGGAATCACCATAAAGATTGATGCTCCTTCCCCTCAAATTCAGGCACTCACTCCCCCATCCCGTCACTCTCATCAATCTCTCTGTCATTTCATCGAACATGTGCCGGATATATTTACATTTATTGCGGCTTCTCAAAGCTTGAGCTAGTTTTGATGCTTGGTTGCGTGGTCGTGGATCTGTTGCGTGATACTTGAGCTCTGGCGATGAAAAGATATCGAGGATTTAGTTGGTTTTGGCTTCTTGTTGATGCTTGATGATATTTGGATTTGATTGGGATTTCGAGGGTTGGAGTAATGGATGGGAGAATGAAGAAATATAGGCAGTTGAGTCCGGATAGAGCAAAAGTTTGGACTGAGAAATCTCCCAAATATCGATATAATCAACATTATAACTCtccgcctcctcctcctccgccgccgccgcatcATACTGGGAAAGTTCCGGTTGTTTACTATCTATGCCGGAATCGCCAGCTTGAGCATCCGCACTTCATGGAAGTCCCTCTGTCCAGTGATGATCTTTACTTGAGAGGTAGTAATGTGAATTTTGGAAATCATTTGTTAATTACAAATGTAGCTGCAgcttgattttgattttttttttttctccttttaaTGCTCTGTTTTGAAGACGTGATTGAAAGGCTTAATGTTTTGAGAGGCAGAGGCATCGGCTCGTTGTATTCTTGGTCTTGCAAAAGGTGAACTTAGTTATCTACGTAAACCTTTTATTTCATTTCTGAGTTTGAAATCCAATATATTCAAATTACCACAATTTTTGTGGCTGCAGGAGTTACAAAAATGGGTATGTATGGCATGATCTTTGTGATGATGATGTAATTCATCCCGCTCATGGCAATGAGTACATTCTCAAGGGTTCGGAGATCTTTGAAGATTCGGATCCCGGTAATCTAATTGTTGTTTCTCTTTAATAAGTTGCTGTTTGGATTGGATTGGATTGATGAATCTTGTTTCTTAGATTGCTTTAGGTCATTTTCATTCGAGTTCTTTATCATAATTTTCAGCTTGTTTGATGAATATGCAGCTTTGATGAATCTTGTTTCAATCTAATTGTCATTTTTATTTGAGTTGGTGAGCATAAACCTCCAACTTTTGAGATGAATGTGCAGTTCTTGAAGGGATTGAATAGGTAGATGTGCTTAGTTTCTGCAAAATTGACGAATCTTGTTTCTTAGGTCGCTTTAGTCCTGCTCCGACTTTTACGCCCTGCCCCCAGAACCAGGAGGAATCGTCTTCTTCGTCTAGCTTGAATGGCGGAACTACAAAGAGTTCGCAGGATGATGAGCTGTCACCTCGACTGCAGCCCCCTTGTGCGTCCGCTGCATCCCCAGAATCGGGTGTGGGGAAGATTTCGTCTTGGAACGGTCCTTTATGCCTGACAGAGTACAAGAGTGAGGGCATTGCTAATGCTTCCACTCAGACAGATTCACAAGCCTGCGCAGTCATTGAGACAGGTGTTTCAACTGATGATGGCTCGTTGGAACCTCATCAAACTCAAGTCTCCGAGGATGCAGAGAGATCCGGGAACTCTGTTCTGCCACCTCCCTCTGCTGCCGGTGCTGCAGCATCAAGTGGTGGTGGGGCGGATACGTTGGAATCTCTCATTAGAGCTGATGTGAGGAAGATGAACAGCTTTAGGATACTCGAAGAAGAAGGGTACCGATTCCCATCAAGAACAAAGCTCAAGATTATTAACATGATAACACAGCTAATCTCCTGCGGCTATGTGCAAGAGAAAGATCACAGCTTTGTGCCAAGGTTTTCTAGCTCCAATTTTAAGTCCCCATTCTCGACTTCACTAACGTTGGGAGAGATCGATCACCTGCCTGAGAATCCTCGTGCGATGGGAAAGAGGGTTGCAGATAAGAAGTGCTTTAGTGGGAGTTTGGCTGAGAAGAGTTTGCTCGAAGAAGTTGCACCCACTCTTAAACGATCTTCTTCTTACAACGCTGATAGGTATCATCAGTTATTgttttttcttgaaattttgCTGCTAATCAATTAAAATCAGTTGGGAGTTAACAAAAATAATGTGGCATTCAGAAGCACTCAGCACATTGATTCTATCAATTGTAAGGAAGAAGGAAGTTCCACAAATTCAAAATGTGTCCCATTGTCAATCAAGGCTTCTCTCACTAAGCAGCTAAGATGTGAACTACTGAGATCCCCTAAATCTGAGAGACGACGTTCATCTGAGATTGGGGAAAGCTCGCGAATCACTGACCCTGACGCCTCAAGCCGGAGCAGGAGGACGACAGAGCCATGTTCTGCAGAGAACGTGATCAGAATCGAAGAAAGTTGAGTTTCATTTCCCCTAAACTGGCAGCTACCTAGTTCAGAGTTTCGTTCCCATTTAAACTGAGAGTTAAAATGTTTTCTCTATCACTTTTTCTTTTACAGGCTTGCTTCAGGAGCTCGAGTTATAATACAATCCAAAGCATCATCGTGGGATTAAGTGAGAGAAAATTAGGtacactttttctttttcttttcttttttttttttgggggggggggggggaggtgGATTTTTATTGCAGAGATGAGAAGTGGGATCAATCTTGAAACATCCTAGTACAAAATCAAGAAACTGATATTGAGGTTCCAACTTAAACAAGTGAATCTCCAAATGTGGCCAGATCTGATTCTTGGTTTCAGGTTTCAAATTTCAACTTCTCCTTTGACAGTTGTAAAAGCATTAAACATAAATGAAAAGCATTAGATAAATTCCGTTCCTTTTGGTAGAGAATATATTCTGTATTCCAGTGCCCTACTTTATACCACTATTTGCTTGTTATAAATATGGAAACTTTGCATTGAAAGGTGTAAAAATGCTGTCAACATTATAAGAAAAAGTAACAGATGTTGAGTGATTGGGGCAGGAGAAACTGGGAGCTCTAATAAACCAAATATATATACTAAAgtaaaaaacctaaaaacaaTCTCATTTTTCCTATGAGCTTTTGAGTTGATGCAGTCTCCTCCCCTCCAAAGATTACTCAGTCTCAAAGCGACGTCGTTTTATCAGCAGGAGGCGGGGGCACCTTGAATTCGTCGAGTATTGTAAGAATTGCAACCCGAGCATTTGTATGCTATAATGTGGAACTGCACCTCACATGTTTCCTCACAGTCATTGCATAGTATCCAAACCTATATCAATTCATGTATGCTAAGATACTTGtcttaaataaatatagtaGTATGACACATCAATGCTCTTCTTAccattttatttttgtacatcTCCGGCATTGGAGTTGAAGCAATCTGTTGGAAATCAGATACAGTTAGTCAAATAACTAGAagattaatatatatgtaatagaAAAGATGGTGTATATGCACACATACACACACCTCTTCGTCGAGCTTTTGCCATACGTTTGACATGTCACCGATGGACTTGGAGCAGACGGGACACGAGTATCTGAACACCACAAACACTACAAGTGAATCGGCTAGGGAATGGTTGAAATGTGTTTGGgtatataaacaattttcagttGTTAAATATTGTAATTAAATTGCAAGGATTCAAATTATGGTAGTGATTGGGATAGGTGACCTGTAGTGTTGCTTCATCTCATGAACACATTCCAAATGTATGGTATGTCCACATGGTAGAACAGTGATGTTCTTGGTGGAATCGAATAAATACTGCACCAAAACATGTTGTAAGAAAATGcaaaatttttaattgtttggcTTCTCCAACTAATTAAATGTAGATATGTTGTTACCTCGAAGCAAACTGCACAATTATGATGCATCGCTCTCTCTACACAACGATGTGTATCCTTAATGGATAACGCATAGCAGCATCCTGTGCAGGAAGCCAATGGATGAAGCTTTTTACAACCAATTTAATTAGTTAGGATGTATTTTTCATACCACATTTGCTGCAATGGAAAAATTTCTCCACCCCACCAGTTCTGCAATGAAAAAATGATTCAGAAAATGTAT
This is a stretch of genomic DNA from Salvia miltiorrhiza cultivar Shanhuang (shh) unplaced genomic scaffold, IMPLAD_Smil_shh original_scaffold_252, whole genome shotgun sequence. It encodes these proteins:
- the LOC131003675 gene encoding protein SOSEKI 3-like isoform X1 — its product is MDGRMKKYRQLSPDRAKVWTEKSPKYRYNQHYNSPPPPPPPPPHHTGKVPVVYYLCRNRQLEHPHFMEVPLSSDDLYLRDVIERLNVLRGRGIGSLYSWSCKRSYKNGYVWHDLCDDDVIHPAHGNEYILKGSEIFEDSDPGRFSPAPTFTPCPQNQEESSSSSSLNGGTTKSSQDDELSPRLQPPCASAASPESGVGKISSWNGPLCLTEYKSEGIANASTQTDSQACAVIETGVSTDDGSLEPHQTQVSEDAERSGNSVLPPPSAAGAAASSGGGADTLESLIRADVRKMNSFRILEEEGYRFPSRTKLKIINMITQLISCGYVQEKDHSFVPRFSSSNFKSPFSTSLTLGEIDHLPENPRAMGKRVADKKCFSGSLAEKSLLEEVAPTLKRSSSYNADRSTQHIDSINCKEEGSSTNSKCVPLSIKASLTKQLRCELLRSPKSERRRSSEIGESSRITDPDASSRSRRTTEPCSAENVIRIEESLLQELEL
- the LOC131003675 gene encoding protein SOSEKI 3-like isoform X2 codes for the protein MDGRMKKYRQLSPDRAKVWTEKSPKYRYNQHYNSPPPPPPPPPHHTGKVPVVYYLCRNRQLEHPHFMEVPLSSDDLYLRDVIERLNVLRGRGIGSLYSWSCKRSYKNGYVWHDLCDDDVIHPAHGNEYILKGSEIFEDSDPGRFSPAPTFTPCPQNQEESSSSSSLNGGTTKSSQDDELSPRLQPPCASAASPESGVGKISSWNGPLCLTEYKSEGIANASTQTDSQACAVIETGVSTDDGSLEPHQTQVSEDAERSGNSVLPPPSAAGAAASSGGGADTLESLIRADVRKMNSFRILEEEGYRFPSRTKLKIINMITQLISCGYVQEKDHSFVPRFSSSNFKSPFSTSLTLGEIDHLPENPRAMGKRVADKKCFSGSLAEKSLLEEVAPTLKRSSSYNADSTQHIDSINCKEEGSSTNSKCVPLSIKASLTKQLRCELLRSPKSERRRSSEIGESSRITDPDASSRSRRTTEPCSAENVIRIEESLLQELEL
- the LOC131003677 gene encoding E3 ubiquitin-protein ligase RZFP34-like isoform X2, producing the protein MMCEFKEETPVLVLDDLNTDGIQMDLPSANYGCKHYRRRCKIRAPCCDEIFDCRHCHNEAKNDLEINPIDRHDIPRHEVKRVICSICDTEQNVQQNCINCGVCMGNYFCDKCNFFDDDVSKKQYHCDDCGICRTGGVEKFFHCSKCGCCYALSIKDTHRCVERAMHHNCAVCFEYLFDSTKNITVLPCGHTIHLECVHEMKQHYRYSCPVCSKSIGDMSNVWQKLDEEIASTPMPEMYKNKMVWILCNDCEETCEVQFHIIAYKCSGCNSYNTRRIQGAPASC
- the LOC131003677 gene encoding E3 ubiquitin-protein ligase RZFP34-like isoform X1; the encoded protein is MDDDLLNLLAQLNMMCEFKEETPVLVLDDLNTDGIQMDLPSANYGCKHYRRRCKIRAPCCDEIFDCRHCHNEAKNDLEINPIDRHDIPRHEVKRVICSICDTEQNVQQNCINCGVCMGNYFCDKCNFFDDDVSKKQYHCDDCGICRTGGVEKFFHCSKCGCCYALSIKDTHRCVERAMHHNCAVCFEYLFDSTKNITVLPCGHTIHLECVHEMKQHYRYSCPVCSKSIGDMSNVWQKLDEEIASTPMPEMYKNKMVWILCNDCEETCEVQFHIIAYKCSGCNSYNTRRIQGAPASC